In Ignavibacteriales bacterium, the following are encoded in one genomic region:
- a CDS encoding TonB-dependent receptor, producing MKIVRHLLGVGFLCLFFVGTGFSQTGSITGKVIDGSTSTGLEGAAVSVYSIKDSSSVFSGAETDAGGNFTISGVPYGQYYISVNFIGYSTAVIRGIKVNPKNQTADVGEIKLKSGETVTDEIVVEGEKSEIQFTAEKKVFNVGQDQTTRGGSALDILKNLPSVDVDQDGNVSLRGSEGVRILIDGKPFGLDGPNRPEILRSMLADNIESVELITNPSAKYKAEGVTGIINIITKKSDDSGYNANLNLSLGTGDKYNGGFTGNWKNKDLNIFLDYSYGNRLDTRERSTSREVFFETETPFYNSSSNSRNRNISNSIRGGLDYTIDKLNSITIVNSLRMRTRTDNDTQNSYEYDANKSLVNQFLSTSTENDDDFNYGLGINYYKNFPKKEQAFTGEFELEYQKDKENGNSNDETVFPSGTNPILTMSTQTDKEFDMNLKFDYVHPVGKESKFEAGYDGEYNNENNDQQYENFDYVTNQYLNDTTRTNTFNLKTNIQAGYLLYNSGFGENFTYQLGLRAEYTGYNGELELSNENFDRNFFDLFPSVSIGQKLGKEEELQFSYSRRIRRPRSWNLNPFQRFSGVTDRTIFSGNPDLNPEYTNSFELNFVKFFSSTSIIPGVFYRRTTDAITRVTSFIDSVTTLTTFDNINTEESYGAELLVNSRITPWLSFNGNISYFTMKVTADNIESGLTNENSSFRGRGSLNLRLPDLFNMQVSYFYSGKRTSPQGTVDPFQALNAAISKDFWDGRATVGLNFNDIFNSSKFNVEINDPDYYQTITGKRESQSANLNLTIRLGDIGKKDKKKRSDDNQPNDDGGDFGY from the coding sequence ATGAAAATTGTTAGACATTTGCTTGGAGTAGGATTTCTATGCTTGTTTTTCGTTGGTACAGGGTTTTCCCAGACGGGGAGCATTACTGGGAAAGTAATTGATGGTTCGACTAGTACCGGGCTCGAAGGAGCCGCCGTCTCTGTTTACAGTATCAAAGATTCCAGCAGTGTTTTTTCCGGAGCTGAAACCGATGCCGGTGGTAATTTTACCATCTCAGGTGTACCTTACGGACAGTATTATATAAGTGTGAATTTTATTGGGTATAGCACGGCTGTGATCAGAGGAATAAAAGTTAATCCAAAGAACCAGACTGCTGATGTAGGTGAGATAAAATTAAAATCCGGGGAAACTGTTACGGACGAAATTGTTGTCGAAGGCGAAAAAAGTGAGATACAATTCACCGCGGAGAAAAAAGTTTTTAATGTCGGACAGGATCAGACCACCAGAGGAGGAAGTGCTCTCGATATTCTAAAGAATCTTCCTTCTGTGGACGTTGATCAGGATGGTAATGTAAGTTTGAGGGGAAGCGAAGGTGTCCGGATACTTATTGACGGAAAGCCCTTTGGTCTGGACGGACCCAATCGCCCCGAGATACTTCGCTCGATGCTTGCCGATAATATTGAATCGGTTGAACTCATTACTAATCCCTCTGCCAAATATAAAGCTGAAGGTGTAACAGGTATTATTAATATCATTACAAAAAAGAGTGATGACTCTGGCTATAATGCAAATTTAAATCTTTCCCTGGGCACGGGCGATAAGTACAACGGAGGATTTACCGGCAACTGGAAGAATAAGGATCTGAATATCTTCCTGGATTACAGCTACGGTAATAGGCTGGATACACGTGAAAGATCGACCTCGCGTGAAGTTTTCTTTGAAACAGAAACGCCGTTTTATAACAGCTCCTCAAATTCTCGTAATAGGAATATATCTAATTCTATCCGTGGAGGGCTTGACTATACTATCGACAAGCTTAATTCGATCACGATTGTTAATTCACTGAGAATGAGGACCAGAACGGATAATGATACCCAGAATAGTTACGAATACGATGCTAATAAAAGTCTTGTCAATCAATTCTTATCAACCTCTACCGAGAACGATGATGACTTTAATTACGGACTCGGTATAAATTATTATAAGAACTTCCCTAAAAAGGAACAAGCTTTTACAGGCGAGTTTGAGCTTGAATATCAAAAGGATAAAGAAAATGGCAATTCTAACGATGAGACGGTTTTCCCGTCCGGGACAAACCCAATTCTGACAATGAGTACTCAGACTGACAAAGAATTTGATATGAACTTAAAATTCGATTACGTTCATCCAGTTGGAAAAGAAAGTAAATTTGAAGCGGGGTACGATGGCGAGTATAATAATGAAAATAACGACCAACAGTATGAGAATTTTGATTATGTGACTAATCAGTATCTTAATGACACCACACGGACTAATACCTTTAATTTGAAAACAAATATCCAGGCAGGATATTTGCTTTATAACAGTGGATTTGGAGAGAATTTCACGTACCAGCTAGGACTGCGTGCTGAATATACGGGATACAATGGTGAATTGGAATTATCAAATGAGAATTTCGACCGGAATTTCTTTGACCTCTTTCCGAGTGTGAGTATTGGACAAAAACTGGGTAAAGAAGAAGAACTCCAGTTTAGCTACAGTAGACGTATCAGGAGACCGCGCTCATGGAACCTTAATCCATTCCAGAGATTTTCCGGGGTAACAGATAGAACAATTTTTTCCGGAAATCCGGACCTGAACCCTGAATATACAAATTCGTTTGAACTTAATTTCGTTAAATTCTTTTCAAGTACGTCGATCATTCCCGGAGTTTTTTACAGGAGGACAACCGATGCTATTACTCGTGTGACATCGTTTATTGACAGCGTTACTACGCTCACGACCTTTGATAATATAAATACTGAAGAAAGCTACGGTGCGGAACTGCTTGTTAATTCCCGCATAACACCATGGTTATCTTTCAATGGCAATATAAGCTACTTTACCATGAAAGTGACAGCGGATAATATCGAATCCGGGCTCACCAACGAAAACTCCTCATTCCGGGGCAGAGGATCATTAAACCTCAGACTCCCTGACCTTTTCAATATGCAGGTGAGCTATTTCTATTCAGGTAAAAGAACATCCCCGCAGGGTACGGTTGATCCGTTCCAGGCGCTCAACGCCGCGATCTCAAAAGATTTCTGGGACGGCAGAGCCACCGTCGGACTCAACTTTAACGATATCTTTAACTCGTCGAAATTTAATGTAGAAATTAACGATCCGGATTATTACCAGACAATAACGGGAAAGAGGGAATCGCAGTCCGCAAATCTCAACCTAACAATCCGGCTCGGCGATATAGGTAAAAAGGACAAGAAAAAACGCTCTGATGATAACCAGCCGAACGACGACGGCGGTGATTTCGGTTACTAA
- a CDS encoding HAD family phosphatase — protein MKLDLEQLKQRFRDIKLIVSDIDGTLLDNNGEIGSVTQQMINTLTGRGIKFSFATQRVLPSIVPFAKKLNITTPLVCMNGALVSDADGNTIYKAPINPSKVRLAVELANKYYIRIALCRINEIVYTDENSVIRDFLARRGANYQLVKSYEDYYDDVLEIIVSGDNKNLVKKIQGKLNFPLKLHVNAKYYRSRSQMHVAHLEVTRSHVNKKHGLKILADHLGVKKNEVMVMGDWYNDRKLFDFGGINIALQNAVPELKHKANYITSLSNNEDGVGEFLRLVYPDAA, from the coding sequence TTGAAGTTAGATTTAGAACAGCTGAAACAGAGGTTTCGGGATATTAAGCTGATCGTTTCCGATATCGACGGTACTTTGCTGGATAATAACGGTGAGATCGGCTCGGTAACTCAGCAAATGATAAATACCCTAACCGGTCGAGGAATAAAATTTTCATTTGCGACTCAGAGAGTATTGCCATCCATTGTCCCTTTTGCTAAAAAACTAAACATTACAACTCCGCTTGTTTGTATGAACGGAGCATTGGTCAGCGATGCCGACGGCAATACCATTTATAAAGCGCCTATTAATCCCTCTAAAGTCAGACTCGCCGTTGAACTGGCTAATAAGTATTATATCCGTATTGCGCTTTGTCGTATCAACGAGATAGTTTACACCGATGAAAATTCCGTCATACGCGACTTCCTTGCGAGAAGAGGAGCAAATTATCAGCTTGTTAAATCTTATGAAGATTATTACGACGATGTTTTGGAGATAATTGTAAGTGGTGATAATAAGAATTTAGTAAAAAAGATCCAGGGCAAACTTAATTTCCCTCTAAAACTTCATGTAAATGCCAAATATTACCGCTCCCGTTCACAAATGCATGTGGCTCATCTAGAGGTAACCCGCTCCCATGTGAATAAAAAGCATGGTCTCAAGATACTTGCCGATCATCTTGGCGTTAAAAAGAATGAGGTTATGGTAATGGGAGATTGGTATAATGACCGCAAACTGTTCGATTTTGGCGGAATAAATATTGCCCTCCAAAATGCTGTTCCTGAGCTCAAACACAAAGCAAATTATATTACTTCTCTGTCGAATAACGAGGATGGAGTAGGTGAATTCCTACGGCTTGTCTATCCCGATGCCGCCTGA
- a CDS encoding class I SAM-dependent methyltransferase, whose translation MAQYNTLAKFYDDVIGLNGVAENFIVKCINKYNKSASSLLDLGCGTGTNLVYLEKHYDVEGIDLSVEMIRIAKKKLPGVKFIKDDITRFDTKKTYDCIICLYDTINHVLSFAGWKSLFKKVNAHLNRGGLFIFDINTLEKMNYMAEYGSFVHRFDKNYLVMDVLKKSPSKFDWDAKIFEHVKGDNYKLYRELIPEVTFETEKIVVEVEKHFELLKQVNDMGFDSGDFPQRIYFICRKKN comes from the coding sequence GTGGCGCAATATAATACTCTGGCAAAATTTTACGATGATGTGATAGGCTTAAACGGTGTAGCCGAAAATTTCATCGTAAAGTGCATAAATAAGTACAATAAGTCTGCCTCATCCCTTCTCGACCTGGGATGCGGTACCGGGACAAATCTCGTCTATCTTGAGAAGCATTATGATGTGGAGGGCATAGACCTATCCGTCGAAATGATTCGTATCGCGAAGAAGAAGCTTCCCGGCGTTAAGTTTATCAAAGATGACATTACCAGGTTTGATACAAAAAAGACTTATGATTGTATTATTTGTCTTTATGATACCATTAATCATGTTCTTTCCTTTGCCGGATGGAAAAGTCTCTTTAAGAAAGTAAATGCTCATCTTAATCGGGGTGGTCTTTTTATCTTTGATATTAATACCCTGGAAAAGATGAACTATATGGCGGAATACGGATCATTTGTTCACCGCTTCGATAAAAATTACCTGGTTATGGATGTGCTTAAAAAATCCCCGTCTAAATTCGATTGGGATGCAAAGATCTTTGAGCATGTAAAGGGTGATAATTATAAATTGTATAGAGAGCTTATACCGGAAGTTACATTTGAGACAGAGAAGATCGTTGTTGAGGTGGAAAAACATTTTGAATTGTTGAAGCAGGTTAATGATATGGGCTTCGATTCCGGTGATTTTCCGCAAAGGATATATTTTATCTGTAGAAAGAAAAATTAA
- the ftcD gene encoding glutamate formimidoyltransferase yields the protein MRKIIECVPNISEGRDASIIEACAEVLRNVDGVTLLDVDPGKSTNRTVFTFVGDPDAVVEGAFQFTKKAKELINMSKHTGEHPRMGAVDVVPFVPVANVTMEECVECAKKFGKRAGEELGLPIYLYEEASENPKRKTLSQIRVGEYEAIPDKIEKPEWKPDFGPAKFIPEYGATATGARFFLIAYNVNILGTRNQAFRIAFNIREQGRGPDKPGRLKAVKAIGWDVEEYGMAQVTINLDNYKITPPHIAFEECKNDAIEMNVGVCGSELVGLIPLEAMLMAAEYYIERENLFIIDERQKINLVIDRLGLSSVSKFNPDKRIIEYMIKEERNEPLASSTVRKFVEEVGSRSSAPGGGSVSALIASLGAGLSVMVAWLTYGLRKYEKYDEIMRKAIEPLDSKMRELIPMIDADTDAFNDYMNAMKLPKNTDDEKSVRHQKMQEGLKKAIDVPLAVMRKADECWEYVTEVAKYGNMNSMSDLQVGAKSLETGIWGAYKNVQINLPGIDDETYKKQVLDEASGIMSRAEQNVGDVCAALEKRLAEEN from the coding sequence ATGAGAAAAATCATTGAGTGTGTTCCTAATATCTCGGAAGGAAGAGATGCCTCGATAATAGAGGCGTGTGCCGAAGTACTGAGGAATGTAGATGGAGTTACTCTCCTTGACGTAGATCCCGGCAAATCCACTAACCGTACGGTCTTTACCTTTGTTGGCGACCCGGACGCAGTTGTCGAGGGCGCCTTCCAGTTCACAAAAAAAGCAAAAGAATTGATAAATATGTCAAAGCACACCGGGGAACATCCCCGCATGGGTGCTGTTGACGTTGTACCGTTTGTCCCCGTAGCTAATGTTACTATGGAAGAATGCGTAGAGTGTGCGAAGAAATTCGGCAAAAGAGCAGGTGAAGAACTTGGGCTTCCTATTTATCTTTACGAAGAGGCTTCCGAAAATCCTAAACGCAAAACACTTTCGCAGATAAGGGTAGGTGAATATGAGGCGATTCCCGATAAAATAGAAAAACCCGAATGGAAGCCTGACTTTGGTCCGGCTAAGTTCATCCCCGAATACGGTGCTACAGCAACCGGAGCAAGGTTTTTCCTCATTGCGTACAATGTGAATATACTTGGCACACGTAACCAGGCATTCAGGATTGCATTTAATATCCGCGAGCAGGGCAGGGGACCCGATAAACCGGGAAGACTAAAAGCCGTTAAAGCAATTGGCTGGGATGTCGAGGAATACGGTATGGCACAAGTGACGATCAATCTCGATAACTATAAAATAACTCCTCCTCATATTGCCTTCGAAGAGTGTAAAAATGATGCTATCGAAATGAATGTAGGTGTTTGTGGTAGTGAATTGGTCGGACTTATCCCGCTCGAAGCGATGCTTATGGCGGCTGAGTATTACATCGAAAGAGAGAATCTCTTTATAATAGACGAGAGGCAAAAAATTAATCTCGTAATCGATCGCCTCGGTCTTTCCTCAGTTTCAAAGTTTAATCCCGATAAACGTATCATTGAATACATGATTAAAGAGGAGCGAAATGAGCCGCTCGCTTCATCTACCGTTAGAAAATTCGTCGAGGAAGTTGGTTCGCGTTCGTCTGCGCCGGGTGGGGGAAGTGTCTCCGCTCTTATTGCTTCCCTGGGAGCTGGGCTTAGTGTTATGGTCGCCTGGCTTACGTACGGACTCCGTAAATATGAGAAATATGACGAAATTATGAGGAAAGCTATCGAACCTTTAGATTCAAAAATGCGTGAACTTATACCAATGATCGATGCCGATACGGACGCTTTCAATGATTATATGAATGCGATGAAATTGCCTAAGAACACCGATGATGAAAAATCAGTTAGACATCAGAAAATGCAGGAAGGGCTCAAAAAAGCAATTGACGTGCCTCTTGCTGTAATGCGGAAAGCCGACGAATGCTGGGAATATGTTACCGAAGTAGCTAAATATGGTAACATGAACTCAATGAGTGACCTGCAGGTTGGAGCCAAATCACTGGAAACCGGCATTTGGGGCGCATATAAGAATGTCCAGATCAATCTCCCCGGAATAGATGATGAAACATATAAAAAGCAAGTATTAGATGAAGCTTCCGGTATTATGTCCAGGGCAGAGCAAAATGTCGGGGATGTTTGTGCTGCACTCGAAAAAAGATTAGCTGAGGAAAATTAG
- a CDS encoding ATP-binding protein, which translates to MYLVELYELIEEGENSHVEFKRKFSSPEKIAKEMIAFANSGGGYILFGVDDDRSIIGVESEKSEIELINTAAKFYCEPEIEFSLEIIFIKRVDVVVVYIPKSNRKPHRLITDDKDSPPKFYVRSEDKSVLASKETVNILRNSNSEKPLSITIGDNEKKLFDFLTENKKITVKGFKKLVNISERRASRTLVNLVKAEVIRHVINGTEEFFTLA; encoded by the coding sequence ATGTACCTGGTTGAACTTTACGAATTAATCGAGGAAGGCGAAAATTCACATGTTGAATTTAAGCGAAAATTTTCGTCACCCGAGAAGATCGCAAAGGAAATGATAGCATTCGCCAACTCCGGCGGAGGGTACATCTTATTCGGTGTCGATGACGACAGGAGTATTATCGGCGTCGAGAGTGAAAAATCCGAGATAGAACTAATCAATACAGCCGCAAAATTCTACTGCGAGCCTGAAATAGAATTTTCCCTGGAAATAATATTTATAAAAAGAGTTGACGTGGTGGTGGTTTACATACCGAAGAGCAACCGCAAACCTCACAGACTTATTACGGATGATAAGGATTCTCCGCCGAAATTTTATGTGCGGTCGGAAGACAAAAGCGTGCTGGCATCCAAGGAAACCGTGAATATACTCCGCAATTCCAACTCCGAAAAGCCCCTATCAATAACAATAGGCGACAATGAAAAGAAATTATTTGATTTCCTGACTGAGAATAAAAAGATAACAGTGAAGGGATTTAAGAAACTGGTGAACATATCCGAAAGACGAGCCAGCAGGACGCTGGTCAACCTGGTAAAAGCCGAAGTAATCCGGCACGTAATAAACGGAACAGAAGAATTCTTTACTCTTGCCTAA
- the ruvX gene encoding Holliday junction resolvase RuvX, translating into MDYGDKRIGVAVSDTDKQYSFQRGILSNDSGLDGNLLELIRGENIEKIILGYPLNLRSEKTELTEKVEQFRAKLEKLLEANSIKADFEFFDERFTSKLARENILSSGLSKKKRRDKGLIDSVSAQIILQDYLDSKQRVRH; encoded by the coding sequence TTGGACTATGGCGATAAGCGGATAGGTGTTGCCGTAAGTGATACAGATAAGCAGTATTCGTTTCAGAGGGGGATACTAAGCAATGATTCCGGTTTAGACGGAAACCTACTGGAGTTAATCAGGGGTGAAAATATAGAAAAGATTATTTTAGGTTATCCGTTAAATCTGAGATCGGAAAAGACAGAGCTTACAGAAAAGGTAGAGCAATTCAGAGCCAAGCTTGAAAAGTTATTAGAGGCAAACTCGATAAAGGCAGACTTCGAGTTCTTTGACGAAAGGTTTACGAGTAAGCTAGCCCGGGAGAATATTCTTTCTTCCGGGTTAAGCAAAAAAAAGCGCCGCGATAAGGGTTTAATAGATTCCGTATCGGCGCAAATAATCCTGCAGGACTACCTGGACAGCAAGCAAAGAGTCCGGCACTAA
- a CDS encoding HU family DNA-binding protein — protein MDANLNEQTLPVTRKRERVKTLTRKDVENKIEEKLAGKRITKKLIVDSLFESLRELIMTADPTIRIEIRDFGVFEVKKTKPKPKARNLKTGEFVYVPGRRKMHFKPGKILKTFLKNQV, from the coding sequence ATGGATGCTAACCTCAATGAGCAGACCCTTCCGGTTACCAGGAAGCGCGAGAGGGTAAAAACTCTCACCAGAAAAGACGTCGAGAATAAAATTGAGGAGAAGCTTGCCGGTAAGAGAATTACCAAGAAGCTTATCGTTGATTCTCTTTTCGAGTCTCTAAGAGAACTCATTATGACTGCAGATCCGACAATCAGGATCGAGATCCGCGACTTTGGTGTATTTGAGGTAAAGAAGACCAAGCCAAAACCCAAAGCCAGGAATCTTAAGACAGGTGAGTTTGTATATGTTCCCGGCAGAAGGAAAATGCATTTTAAACCGGGTAAGATCTTAAAGACCTTTTTAAAAAATCAAGTATAA
- a CDS encoding CDP-alcohol phosphatidyltransferase family protein, with amino-acid sequence MNKELFYIPNILSLARMVLLIPLAYLLLFQFTEQKTLIIIIMIAMYVTDLLDGYLARKLNQVSELGKIIDPLADKAAVIVITVILFVNGLIPVWFFTVIVLRDILILAFGLYLEKTRNITLMSNFWGKAAVFCIGIILLLTVINFEYFDVFLNIFYYIVLVLITLSLIFYYIRFKKTIGEKIYGC; translated from the coding sequence ATGAACAAGGAGTTATTTTATATCCCTAATATTCTTTCATTAGCGAGAATGGTTCTTTTAATTCCGCTCGCTTACCTTCTATTATTTCAATTCACTGAGCAGAAGACACTTATTATCATCATAATGATCGCGATGTATGTAACGGATCTACTCGATGGTTATCTGGCTCGAAAATTAAATCAAGTATCCGAACTCGGGAAAATAATCGACCCGCTGGCTGACAAAGCTGCAGTTATCGTAATTACAGTAATATTATTTGTTAATGGATTGATCCCTGTATGGTTCTTTACGGTGATAGTATTGCGAGATATTTTGATATTGGCATTTGGCTTATATCTTGAAAAAACAAGAAATATAACGTTAATGTCAAATTTTTGGGGGAAGGCGGCAGTCTTTTGTATTGGAATAATTTTGTTATTAACAGTAATTAATTTTGAGTATTTCGATGTTTTTTTAAATATTTTTTATTATATTGTTTTAGTGCTAATTACCTTATCCCTTATATTTTATTATATAAGGTTTAAAAAAACTATAGGAGAAAAAATTTATGGATGCTAA
- a CDS encoding cysteine desulfurase: MKKIYLDSAATTMPAEDAISEMMPYFTEKYGNASSIHGFGKPAKVALEDARDIVAEFMGAKPKEIFFTSGGTESNNFALKGIAFAHLGSDKNHIITSSIEHMAVLETMKYLRDRFGFDVTFISPEIDGSISPDKINEAVTDRTFLISIMHSNNETGKINDISLISQNASGKGIDTHTDSIQSFGKIKGLSVRSLGVNTATLSAHKIYGPKGVSALYIKEGTKLDKFIHGGSQERDMRGGTENIPAIVGFRKAVEILNERMDQDLLHYNNLKTHLVARLSNELDEKIIFNSDSVDVLPNIVNFSLNPELTSLDGEELLIKLDLKGISVSGGSACTSGTLKPSHVITALGRNEKTALLTVRVSFSRYNILPEIDYFVDVLKEII; this comes from the coding sequence ATGAAAAAAATTTATTTAGATAGCGCCGCAACCACTATGCCTGCTGAGGATGCCATCTCTGAAATGATGCCCTATTTTACTGAAAAATATGGGAATGCATCGTCAATTCACGGTTTTGGCAAGCCTGCAAAGGTGGCGCTCGAAGATGCCCGCGATATTGTCGCTGAATTTATGGGCGCAAAGCCAAAGGAGATATTTTTCACATCCGGCGGGACGGAGTCGAATAACTTCGCTTTAAAAGGCATCGCTTTTGCTCATCTCGGCTCGGATAAAAACCACATTATTACATCCTCGATTGAACACATGGCAGTTCTTGAGACAATGAAGTATCTTCGCGATAGGTTTGGATTTGATGTAACTTTTATCTCCCCGGAGATTGATGGGAGTATCTCACCCGATAAGATAAATGAGGCTGTCACGGATAGAACTTTCCTTATCTCTATAATGCATTCCAATAATGAGACAGGCAAGATAAATGACATCTCACTCATATCCCAAAATGCGTCCGGAAAGGGTATCGATACTCATACTGATTCAATTCAGAGCTTCGGAAAAATAAAAGGTCTGAGCGTAAGATCCCTCGGTGTAAATACCGCTACGCTCTCGGCTCATAAGATATACGGTCCGAAAGGCGTATCAGCCCTCTATATTAAAGAGGGGACTAAGCTGGATAAATTCATTCATGGAGGTAGCCAGGAGAGGGATATGCGCGGCGGTACGGAAAATATTCCAGCTATTGTGGGATTCAGAAAAGCCGTTGAAATATTAAATGAAAGAATGGATCAGGATCTGCTTCATTATAATAATCTTAAAACACACCTGGTAGCCAGGTTGAGTAACGAGTTGGACGAGAAGATAATATTTAACTCTGATTCCGTCGACGTGCTTCCAAACATCGTTAATTTCTCACTAAACCCCGAGCTTACCTCGCTGGATGGTGAGGAACTCCTGATAAAGCTCGATCTGAAAGGAATATCTGTCTCAGGCGGATCCGCATGTACATCCGGCACTCTGAAACCTTCACATGTCATTACCGCTCTCGGTCGCAACGAAAAAACCGCTCTTCTCACTGTTCGTGTGTCTTTCAGCCGATATAATATTCTGCCCGAGATAGACTACTTTGTGGATGTGTTAAAGGAAATCATATAA
- the pssA gene encoding CDP-diacylglycerol--serine O-phosphatidyltransferase: protein MGKVKQTISIIPSLFTLGNAFFGFLAIANAIDGNIDAACYYIFFGMACDALDGLIARLFKTTSRFGIEVDSLADVVTFGMAPSVIVYQVFFDKLGLLGIFFASLPMIFAIIRLAKFNVTTKEDEEKKMFSGIPTPVSAGTLVTYVLFYHNKIFTTQLSTIVMFTLVIALPLLMVSTFKYDTFPQFNRRAIKANPAKFIIFFLAVFLIIITKGEASFSVFLFIISTGIFRKFVSIFTKKEDGDEEVELEEDTLETEKEK, encoded by the coding sequence ATGGGTAAAGTAAAGCAGACAATAAGTATAATACCAAGTTTATTTACACTGGGCAACGCGTTCTTTGGGTTTCTTGCAATTGCAAATGCCATCGACGGGAATATAGATGCGGCATGCTACTATATATTCTTTGGGATGGCGTGCGACGCGCTGGACGGTCTGATAGCAAGATTGTTTAAAACGACGAGCAGGTTCGGTATAGAGGTGGATTCACTGGCAGACGTAGTAACCTTTGGCATGGCACCAAGCGTGATAGTTTACCAGGTTTTTTTTGACAAACTGGGACTGCTTGGAATATTCTTCGCTTCGCTACCGATGATATTCGCGATCATACGACTGGCAAAATTCAACGTCACGACGAAAGAGGATGAGGAAAAGAAGATGTTCAGCGGGATCCCAACACCGGTTTCTGCAGGCACGCTGGTCACATACGTATTATTTTATCACAACAAGATCTTTACTACACAGTTAAGCACGATCGTGATGTTCACGCTGGTAATAGCGCTCCCCTTGCTGATGGTAAGTACATTTAAGTACGACACATTCCCGCAATTTAACAGGCGCGCTATAAAAGCCAACCCGGCAAAGTTCATAATTTTCTTCCTGGCAGTATTTTTGATAATAATCACCAAGGGTGAGGCTTCGTTCTCTGTGTTTCTGTTTATAATAAGCACGGGAATATTCCGGAAGTTCGTGAGCATTTTTACAAAGAAAGAGGACGGTGATGAGGAAGTAGAGCTGGAGGAAGACACACTGGAAACAGAAAAGGAAAAATAG
- a CDS encoding phosphatidylserine decarboxylase family protein produces the protein MRFTPYGKGTIRFFLIVTVLIDLGAFLVPILWLKIALLVLSVLLIAFVLYFFRDPVRKLPDNITEDTLISPADGKVVRIMDIENKDENPFPPGEKLKMISIFLSPLDVHVNTIPVSGMVNFVKYIPGKYLVAFDHKSSENNERSEIGIKTPTGKQVVFKQIAGFVARRIIYRLHGGDQVTKGEKFGMIKFGSRVDILFRPEAKIFVSEGDRVTAGKTIICEL, from the coding sequence ATGCGGTTTACACCATACGGAAAAGGTACAATACGTTTCTTTCTCATAGTGACGGTGCTGATAGACCTGGGCGCGTTCCTGGTGCCAATACTCTGGCTAAAGATCGCACTGCTCGTATTATCGGTTTTATTGATTGCGTTCGTTCTATATTTTTTCCGCGACCCGGTACGCAAACTGCCGGACAATATCACGGAAGATACGCTTATCTCGCCGGCTGACGGCAAGGTGGTACGTATTATGGACATCGAAAATAAGGATGAGAACCCGTTCCCGCCGGGCGAGAAGCTGAAGATGATCAGTATTTTTCTCTCCCCGCTCGACGTGCATGTGAATACAATACCGGTCTCCGGCATGGTAAACTTCGTAAAGTACATCCCGGGCAAATACCTCGTGGCATTCGACCATAAATCGTCTGAGAATAATGAGCGGAGCGAGATCGGGATTAAAACGCCTACAGGGAAGCAGGTCGTATTTAAGCAGATAGCGGGATTTGTCGCGCGCAGGATAATTTACCGCCTTCACGGCGGTGACCAGGTAACAAAGGGCGAGAAGTTCGGCATGATAAAATTCGGCTCGCGCGTTGACATACTATTCAGACCGGAGGCGAAGATCTTCGTGAGTGAGGGTGACAGGGTGACAGCCGGTAAGACAATTATTTGTGAATTATAA